A DNA window from Candidatus Poribacteria bacterium contains the following coding sequences:
- a CDS encoding phytanoyl-CoA dioxygenase family protein, producing DSEMIDRLTEAGERLMDSFEYNGYYAHKRDGLVQEPVFAELTSQTKAIPLIIQLLGTNIHITNTALIYKHPQPPEKLESRGWHRDAGIFLDLGHKNCPRVGLKVGYCLTDFTVPNSGGTLFVPKSHKLDEPLGIPQGEIDPIEPYDEPVLRAGDAFFFENRIYHTAGVNFTEHVAKVVIYGYHYAWLKPEPYLFYYNDTLQPEEKVMESLDDLGKQFLGGGAGAAAAWAAAHNLQFEEVPHVVTI from the coding sequence TTGACAGCGAGATGATAGACCGTTTGACCGAGGCAGGGGAGCGGCTCATGGATTCGTTTGAATACAACGGCTACTATGCGCATAAGCGGGACGGTTTGGTGCAGGAGCCTGTTTTCGCGGAGCTCACATCGCAAACAAAAGCGATTCCGTTGATCATCCAACTGCTCGGCACAAATATCCATATCACGAATACTGCGCTCATCTACAAACATCCGCAACCGCCTGAGAAACTGGAAAGCCGTGGATGGCATCGAGATGCGGGTATCTTTTTAGATCTCGGACACAAGAATTGCCCACGCGTCGGCTTGAAGGTCGGGTACTGCTTGACGGATTTCACCGTCCCGAATTCCGGTGGGACGCTGTTTGTTCCGAAAAGCCACAAGTTAGATGAACCGCTGGGTATCCCTCAAGGCGAGATTGATCCGATTGAACCTTACGATGAACCTGTCTTGCGGGCAGGCGATGCGTTTTTCTTTGAAAACCGTATCTATCACACCGCGGGTGTCAACTTTACGGAGCATGTCGCTAAAGTTGTTATCTACGGATACCACTACGCGTGGCTCAAGCCGGAGCCTTACTTATTCTACTACAACGATACACTGCAACCTGAAGAGAAGGTAATGGAGTCCCTCGATGATCTTGGCAAGCAATTTCTCGGTGGCGGTGCGGGCGCAGCGGCGGCGTGGGCAGCAGCGCATAATCTGCAGTTTGAGGAAGTCCCACACGTCGTGACAATTTAA